The sequence ATAGAAAATCCGGCGTTGCACGGAGTTCGATTGAGCCAAGTGAAATACGCCCCCGGCTCAGGGATTTGACCGGCGCATCGGCGACGACCCCGCATACCTTGGCGGTTAGCCGGGAACGCCACCGCTTCGTCATCCACGGGCGGAGCAAGGAGCGTAGCGACGCGGCGCAGACCCGAGGATCCATGCCGCGACCATCGAACTCCGCCACGGTGCGGAATTCTGCTCCGCTGCACCCTTCGTCCAACGTCACGGAATGGATCCCAGGGTCTTCGCGACGGAGCTTCGCTCCTGCTACGCCCAGGGATGACGAAGTAGGGGACTTCCACCAACAAAAAAGCCCGGCGCATGGCCGGGCTCTTGTCGGATAAGTTTTCAATCAATCGCCGTCGATCGCCGTGGCGATGCGCACGATGGCCTGCTGGTAGACGCTGGCGTCATTCCAGCCGGCAATTGCGCCGATATTGTCCGCCGCGCTCGCGCCGCGCCGCCAGCCATGGGCCTTGAGGAAGTTGGCGGTGGAAGCCAGTGCGGTGGCCTTGTCGCGCAGGTTGCCGCTGCCCACGCCATATTTCAGGACGTTCCCGGGCAGGAACTGCGTATGGCCGATTTCGCCATGCGCGGCGCCGACCGACGAGGCGCTCAAGGCGCCGCGATCGACCAGCTTCAGCGCCGCAATGGCATGCGGGTGAAAGAATTCCGGGCGGCGGCAATCATAGGCAAGTGTCAAAATGGCCGAGACCGTATTCTGGTTGCCCATGGACGAACCGAAGCCGGTCTCCATGCCCCAGATGGCCAGCAATACGCCGGGCGACACGCCGTAATTGCTCTCGATCTGGCTGAACATCGCCGCGTTTGCCTTTTTCAGCGAACGGCCCTTGGAAATGATCGCCGCGCCGCCACGGCGCTTCATGAAGGCATCCACCGAGCCG comes from Mesorhizobium japonicum MAFF 303099 and encodes:
- a CDS encoding lytic murein transglycosylase, with amino-acid sequence MAFLAKGRILAAAVVAVLGLATGAQAAASCGSTGAGFDAWKPGFAEQAKAEGVGAKGLAALAGATYATKTISVDRGIHKAFSGSVDAFMKRRGGAAIISKGRSLKKANAAMFSQIESNYGVSPGVLLAIWGMETGFGSSMGNQNTVSAILTLAYDCRRPEFFHPHAIAALKLVDRGALSASSVGAAHGEIGHTQFLPGNVLKYGVGSGNLRDKATALASTANFLKAHGWRRGASAADNIGAIAGWNDASVYQQAIVRIATAIDGD